Proteins from a single region of Rhodopirellula halodulae:
- a CDS encoding nucleoside hydrolase-like domain-containing protein, with the protein MNRIARLFLLFGICVSVCLHASADNPRLFVLTDIENEPDDAMSMVRLLVYANQIDIEGLAATTSVHQQRRVAPDRIRKIVKAYGEVRDNLEKHEAGYPTAQALLDCVSEGLPVYGMQGVGEGQDSAASEALIRAVDREDPRPIWVTAWGGPSVLAQSLWKVRETRSKDDLAKFVSKIRVYTISDQDDSGPWMRENFPDLFYVASPGFHPGGAYHQATWSGISGDHFHARCDGADFSLVTNEWLEKNIRRKGPLGEQYPHWEYLMEGDTPSFLNLINNGLSNPERPDWGGWGGRYELYTPRYRRWFFQEETRPFWTDSEDEVMGVDGRWHDTNHATIWRWREAYQNDFAARMDWTIRSVEDANHPPIVKLNHADRITAKKGELIELDASASTDPDGDALSFEWFNYAEAGTFLCSSGTTGQPLSINAFDQAKASFRVPTRTVMPPGTGTMHVIVAVTDHGSPRLTRYHRVIVDVVK; encoded by the coding sequence ATGAATCGAATCGCTCGTCTGTTTTTGCTGTTTGGGATCTGCGTGTCCGTTTGCCTGCATGCGTCGGCCGACAATCCGCGACTGTTTGTGTTGACCGACATCGAGAACGAACCGGACGACGCGATGTCGATGGTGCGATTGTTGGTGTACGCCAACCAGATCGACATCGAGGGTTTGGCCGCGACGACTTCGGTGCACCAGCAACGCCGAGTGGCTCCGGATCGCATTCGCAAGATCGTGAAAGCCTATGGTGAGGTTCGCGACAATTTGGAAAAGCACGAAGCCGGGTACCCGACCGCTCAGGCTTTGTTGGATTGCGTGTCCGAAGGGTTGCCGGTCTACGGGATGCAGGGTGTCGGTGAGGGCCAGGATTCAGCCGCCTCGGAAGCCTTGATCCGGGCCGTCGATCGTGAAGACCCGCGACCGATTTGGGTAACCGCTTGGGGCGGGCCGAGCGTGCTGGCTCAGTCGCTTTGGAAGGTTCGCGAAACTCGGTCGAAGGATGACCTCGCCAAGTTCGTTTCCAAAATTCGTGTTTATACGATCTCGGACCAAGACGACTCGGGGCCGTGGATGCGTGAGAACTTTCCAGACTTGTTTTACGTCGCCAGTCCCGGCTTTCATCCCGGCGGGGCTTATCATCAAGCGACTTGGAGCGGGATCAGTGGCGACCACTTCCACGCGAGATGTGATGGTGCCGACTTCTCTTTGGTGACCAATGAATGGCTGGAGAAAAACATTCGTCGCAAGGGACCGTTGGGCGAACAGTACCCGCATTGGGAATACCTGATGGAAGGCGACACCCCATCGTTTTTGAATCTGATCAACAATGGGCTGAGCAATCCCGAGCGTCCGGATTGGGGCGGATGGGGCGGTCGCTACGAACTTTACACACCACGCTATCGCAGGTGGTTTTTTCAAGAGGAAACGCGGCCGTTTTGGACCGATTCGGAAGACGAAGTCATGGGTGTGGACGGACGTTGGCACGACACCAACCACGCGACCATTTGGCGATGGCGGGAGGCGTATCAAAACGACTTTGCTGCGAGAATGGATTGGACGATTCGTTCGGTGGAGGACGCCAATCATCCACCAATCGTGAAGCTAAATCATGCCGATCGCATCACCGCCAAGAAGGGTGAGCTGATCGAGTTGGATGCATCGGCATCAACGGATCCTGATGGCGACGCGTTGTCATTTGAGTGGTTTAATTACGCAGAAGCCGGAACGTTTTTGTGTTCTAGCGGCACCACGGGACAGCCATTGTCAATCAATGCGTTTGATCAAGCCAAAGCTAGCTTTCGTGTGCCGACGCGAACCGTGATGCCGCCCGGCACCGGAACGATGCATGTGATCGTTGCGGTGACGGATCATGGATCACCAAGACTGACGCGTTATCACCGAGTCATCGTGGACGTGGTGAAGTGA
- a CDS encoding nucleoside hydrolase-like domain-containing protein: protein MRLVVDRFLVLLVCVSFGCVAIQAEEPSSQQDPNSNGLRPRVIVSTDIGGTDPDDFQSMVHLLVYADRLDLEGLISSPFGEGRVEDLLDVVDCYEKDFTNLRSHSDQYPTANVLRAICKQGETEVAPHAGVRRSTEGSDWIIRCAKREDSRPLHVLVWGGLEDLAQALHDDPSILPRLRVYWIGGPNKKWSPDAYQYLVDHHPTLWMIESNSAYRGWFTGGNQKGEWENESFVRTHVKDFGELGRLFAAHKMDLKMGDTPSLARLLNGVAEDPTAPSWGGRYVRAWRRPRLVLERMPTASDRMEVFGILELNLSVEQTPANPEAKLLVENQALNGHFAGDGTVRFRFCPKAAKQYDFRIKSNVKSLDGLQGEVRAVSPERAVTSQPDDRLPQWWTDDPSSDVAEGPHAGAKTVSQWREAYLEDFAERMKRCVKETP, encoded by the coding sequence ATGCGTTTGGTTGTTGATCGTTTTTTGGTTCTCTTGGTTTGTGTCTCGTTTGGCTGTGTGGCGATTCAGGCAGAGGAACCGTCGTCCCAGCAGGACCCAAACAGTAATGGTTTGCGTCCGCGTGTGATTGTTTCGACCGACATCGGTGGAACGGACCCAGACGACTTTCAGTCGATGGTGCACTTGTTGGTTTACGCGGATCGGTTGGATCTCGAAGGCTTGATTTCTTCACCGTTTGGTGAGGGGCGAGTGGAAGACCTGTTGGACGTGGTCGACTGCTACGAGAAAGACTTCACGAATTTGCGAAGCCACTCGGATCAGTACCCGACCGCGAATGTTTTGCGAGCGATTTGCAAACAAGGTGAAACGGAAGTTGCACCGCACGCCGGTGTGCGGCGTTCCACCGAAGGTTCGGATTGGATCATCCGGTGCGCCAAACGAGAAGATTCTCGACCGCTGCACGTGTTGGTTTGGGGAGGTTTGGAAGATTTGGCACAGGCCCTTCACGATGATCCTTCGATCTTGCCGCGTTTGCGGGTGTATTGGATCGGCGGTCCCAATAAGAAGTGGTCACCGGATGCTTATCAGTACTTGGTCGATCACCATCCGACGCTTTGGATGATCGAGTCCAATTCGGCGTACCGTGGCTGGTTTACCGGCGGGAATCAAAAGGGCGAGTGGGAAAACGAATCGTTTGTGCGAACTCACGTCAAAGATTTTGGTGAGCTTGGCAGGCTATTCGCCGCTCACAAAATGGATTTGAAAATGGGTGACACACCATCACTTGCCCGGTTGCTGAACGGTGTCGCGGAAGATCCCACCGCACCGAGTTGGGGCGGCCGATACGTGCGAGCTTGGCGGCGACCAAGGTTGGTCCTAGAACGCATGCCGACAGCATCCGATCGAATGGAAGTGTTTGGAATTCTCGAGCTGAATTTGTCGGTGGAGCAAACTCCCGCGAATCCCGAGGCGAAGTTGTTGGTCGAGAACCAAGCCTTGAATGGTCACTTCGCAGGCGATGGAACGGTTCGATTTCGGTTCTGTCCCAAAGCCGCCAAGCAATATGACTTTCGAATCAAAAGCAATGTGAAGTCGCTGGACGGATTGCAAGGCGAGGTGCGTGCGGTTTCGCCGGAACGTGCCGTCACGTCACAGCCGGATGATCGGCTTCCTCAGTGGTGGACGGACGATCCATCGAGCGACGTTGCCGAAGGACCGCACGCGGGAGCCAAAACCGTCAGCCAATGGCGAGAAGCTTACCTGGAAGACTTTGCCGAGCGA